TGTTCTGTTCATTAAATAATCCCGAAAAATAAAACACGGTCATTTTTCCACATAAATGTGAAGCGTTGatgataatgcatttttcttgagcagcaaatctgtattttatgatgatttctgtaggacaaaattcagatttgagcacaggaataaattatattttaaaatgtattaaaatagaaaattataaactgtaataatatttcacagtattagcAGAAGAGACAAAACGTATGCAATTTAATCAGTAATTTTTCATCTCTAAACTAttgtttgttattgttcttttaatactatgtaaaacacacacacacaccgatccCAAACTGTATTCGACTTATATCATATTTTAGCTGTACATCCAACCATAGCTTTTtaatacgcacacacacatgtacatatagTAATTCTGCTGTGTTTCTAAACCCTTCAAAGTGAACAACAAGATCAAGGTTCCTCATGACGCAGAGGAGCTGGTGGGAAAAGCCGTGGAGCATCTGTTTGAGAAGGAGGACGGAGAGAAGAACGAGTGGAGGGGGATGGTCCTGTCCCGAGCGCCCATCATGACCAACTGGTACTACATCACGTATGAGAAGGACCCCGTGCTCTACATGTACCAGCTCTGGGACGACTACAAAGACGGAGACCTCCGGATTTTACCCGAAGCAGGTAAATaagctgatgtttttattataatccTGCTTGAAGGTTTCTGCCGTCGGTCGTATCTTTAACAAGGTCCGTCTCAGAGATCTTGTATCTTGAATTGAAAtgataagaaaataagaaaacaaaacaaaaaaatagtgcatgtctatttaaaaaaaaaaaaaactaaaaattacacaattgctaaacatttaaaatgttaatgaaaatgtggaaatataaaaataacattatatttaaacataatttcatatataatcacaatcatttagaaatgtaatgGTATCTcagtaatactaaaataactattattataatcagcatattagaatgatttctgaaggatcatgtgacactaaagatcAATGAAAATTCAGCCTCGATCGCAGCAATaagttacatttgaaaatgtattatttgaaattgtaaaactatttttatattgctgtttttactgaaatttaaactgaataggtgcagccttgttgagcagaaGAACATGCAAAGATTAccaattttatttgaataaattattggTTTTGTTTGTAGTGTATAAATGAATATTGTTAGTTGAATTAAAGGGAAAGTTTACCCAGAAATGATCATTTCCTgtctaatttatatatatatatatatatatatatatattattatatatatgattttcttctttcagacaaatccaatcaGAGTTGTATTAAAATGTCCTAGCTCTTCCCAGGTTGTTCAGAAGCCCGAAAAAgcgcatccatccatcattaaaGCGATcgaattaatcaaattaattggACGTAGGCATAACGTAAGCTGAAGGAAGAAAACGCAAAACTTTCCGTTTAACGCGAAcgaataaaatgcatgtaaatgtttggtttaaaacaatataatgtttaacataacatttattattttccattcaTGGAGTAAACTCATTGACTCCCATCCGCAGAGAACAAGCACCTGCTCCCCGCAGACAGGAAGCCCGGCGAGGAAACGGAGAGCCTCGTGGGTAAGCAGGTGGAGTACGTGACGGATAAAGGGGTGAAGAGAACAGGCCTCGTCATCTACCAAGTTCCCGCCAAGCCGTCCGTCTACTACATCAAATACGACGACGATTTCCACATCCACGTGTACGACCTGGTCAAGACCAcctaaacgaaaaaaaaaaacacagacaaaacaaagaaacccGAGACGAACCCAC
This window of the Puntigrus tetrazona isolate hp1 unplaced genomic scaffold, ASM1883169v1 S000000846, whole genome shotgun sequence genome carries:
- the zmp:0000000521 gene encoding spindlin-W — protein: MSKKRGRKRSSGELSDSLTPDPNNLLGRRIQHSWREKGALTKWKGTVLDRLSVNSSLFMVKYDGFDCVYGIELFKDERVSNLQVLTEKVVNNKIKVPHDAEELVGKAVEHLFEKEDGEKNEWRGMVLSRAPIMTNWYYITYEKDPVLYMYQLWDDYKDGDLRILPEAENKHLLPADRKPGEETESLVGKQVEYVTDKGVKRTGLVIYQVPAKPSVYYIKYDDDFHIHVYDLVKTT